The DNA sequence CAAGCCTGCCCTCACTGCCCGGACCATATTAACCCAACCACCTTCCATAAGTCATTAGCAGGGCAAAACAAACCAGCTTTATGTGACTGCCATCATTACGCTCCAGAGTGAACACTTCAAAACTGGGtacccctctccctgctgctgttcctggcaCTTGCTCTGAGCGAGTCAGACTCCCCCAACCCAGATTTGGGGAGAGGTCTCGCTCCCTGTCTGCAATGTCCACCCTCCgaggctggggagaggcagctcggggggagagaggggctcAAACCCCCCCGACATCGCGACAGCGGGCACAGAGAAGAGAGACGCACCGAGTTCTTGTGGCAGATGTCGTCCTgaggagagagggggaaggaggagggatggaACGAGCGTCCCCAGCAAAGGAAACCTGCTGATTCCAAGCTCAGGTTGCCCCCACGCCTGCggaccccccaccccgggcaggGCTGCAAACGCAGCTGACTTCTCCTCCAAACccagcccagggaaggggtCTCCAAACGGGTGCTCCCCAGGGTGACATTTGGGGACAATTCAGACGGGTTTTTCCCAGGGAGAAGCACCCGTTCCCAAAttcccagcacccagcaccccatgcCCTGCTCCAGGGCTCACTGGGgtccccagccaccccctcATCCCCATCCAGGCACAGGGAAATCACTGCCAGAGCAGGATGCCACCGTGGGAGCTCAGCGATGGAGACCCccctcctgccagcacccaTGCTCCAGGCGCTGGGGCTACTCCCAccccgcagcagcagcacccggggggggctggggtgtccctgtccctgtccccactcACCTGCAGGGCCTGGAGCGAGGGCAGGTCagcctgggagcagagcaggacgTTGTGGGACATGTTGAAGCTCTCACGGACGCCCAGGTGGTAGAAGAGGGAGGGTTGGCACACGGAGTCGCTCAGCTCCACCACGGCCACGTCTGCGGGCAGGGTGGTGGGGATGCTCCAGGACCGACCCCCAGACCCCGAATTCGTGGGGAACCGGGTTTGTGGGGTCTGCAGCCCTCATGTGTCACCCCTCCCTaaaagagctgctgcttctgccatcACAGCACCTGAGGCCACAGCGAGGGGCACCCACTTGCCCCCCCCCGCCATAGGGTTGAACCCTGAGCAAAccctccacaaaaaaaaaccctttctgaAATCACCCCCGTGTGTTTAAtgccagggaggaggagagatcccagcaaacacccacccaccccGGAAAGCAAacaggagggaggcaggaaagcaaacagcgaacggccccggcgcggggccggggaacggctgggctgggagcggggTGACGAGGGGGGACAGCGGGGTCGGGGGGTGCCAGCCCCGCGGGGCGCAGCCTCACCTGCGTTGTAGAAGCGGTCGAGGGTGTCGGTGTGGCCCAGGGCGAGGGTGTCGAAGGGCAGCGCGTGCAGGCGGGCGCGCAGGTGGCGGCAGGCGGCGCGCAGGCTGCGCAGCGCGGGGCAGGCGCCCGGCGCCCGGCCCAGCACGCACACGACGCTCAGcacccgccgcccgcccgcccggccccggctcccgcACACCGGCCGCCCCGTCGTGCCCGCCACCGCCAGCGGgtcctgccagcagctcccgGTGACCGGGGGGGTCCCTGGCACCTCCATGGCTGGGGGCAGCCAGACCCACCGGAGGGGCTCACACCAGTGAGAGCACTGGGAGAGCCCGTACCCTGCACCAAGCTGCCCTGGTCCTTACTGGGAGAGCCTGTACCCTGTACCGAGCTGCCCCAGTCCTTACTGGGAGAGCCCATACCCTGCACCGAGCTGCCCTGGTCCTTACTGGGAGAGCCCGTACCCTGCACCGGGCTGCCCCAGTCCTTACTGGGAGAGCCTGTACCCTGCACCGAGCTGTGCTGGTCCTTACTGGGAGAGCCCACACCCAGCACCGGGCTGCCCTGGTCCTTACTGGGAGAGCCTGTACCCTGCACGGGCTGTGCTGCTCCTTACTGGGAGAGCCCACACCCAGCACTGGGCTGCCCTGCACCACGGTGCCCTATTCCCCGCCGGGAGAGCCCGTGCCCCGCACCGGGCTGCCCTAAATCCCCCTCGGGAGAGCCTGTACCGGGCTGTCCCGCTCCGGGCTGCCCCGTTCCCCACCGGGAGAGCCCGCACCCCGCCCCGGGCTGCCCCGTTCCCCACCGGCACAGCTCCCTACCGAGCCCCAGGAGGGTCCGCCCGCTCCCCGGGGCTCCTTCCCGagccgctccccgccgggctCGCCCCGCAccgggccccgctccgccccgggcACCGGCCGCTGCttccgcccggcccggcccggccctgaGTCACCGGcagccccgcccggcccccccgggCGGATCCTGCTCCCCGGCGGGCGCCGGTTGCAAAGGGCCGGTTGcgaaaggggagagagaggaagggaaagtggGGGGGCCCGGGGCCGGTTCTCGCTCCCTGCACTTGTCACAGCCGAAATAATGTGGCAGAGAAGCCACTGTGCAGGGTGACAAGTCACCGTACAGGGTGACAAGCCATGGTACAGGGTGACAAGTCACTGTACAGGGCGACTAGTCATGGTACAGGGTGACAAGACACTGTGCAGGGTGACAAGCCACCTTACAAGGCGACAAGTCACTGTACAGGCagagaagccactgtacagGGTGACAAGCCACTGTGCAGGGTGACAAGCCACCGTACAGGCAGATAAGCCACTATACAGGCagagaagccactgtacagGGTGACAAGCCACCTTACAAGGTGACAAGTCACTGTGCAGGGTGACAAGCCACCATACAGGCAGACAAGTCACTGTACAGGCagagaagccactgtacagGGTGACAAGCCACTGTGCAAGGTGACAAGCCACCGTACAGGCAGATAAGCCACTATACAGGCAGAGAAGCCACCGTACAGGGTGACAAGCCACCTTACAAGGTGACAAGTCACTGTACAGGGTGACAAGTCACTGCACAGGCAGACAAGCCACCATACAGGGTGACAAGCCACTGCACAGGGTGATTTCAGCGATTCCCCCAgttcctccagccccagcccactCCAGCCCCCCGGGGCCAGGCAAGGGGCTGTGCCCCACGAAGGGGGACACAACAGGGTGAGATCCCCGGGACAGGAGGGGACAATGTCCTGTTGCTCCAGCCTCCAGCATGGCATCACCCCTCCCCATACTGGTTCCCCTCCCCTGGTCACTGGGAGGACTGGAGTCACTCGGGACCACCTGCTGACACCAGCCTGTGGGCAGGTCACAGCCACGTCCCCAGCTGCAGGTACGGGGTTTGCGACCAAGATCTCCCGGGGCAGCAACCGCCGCTCGGGCtctgggggtgatgggtgacggGTGACCACGACACGGACACCAGAAATAGGAGGAAAATCCTTTATTGGGCCTGTCCCCCCTGTGCTGGCTCAGGCTCTGCctggagtggggctgggggcttggccagcaaagggccacccctgctgccagccacgGCCACGTGTCCCTTGCTGTGCCCTGGGTCCCCCGGGCTCCTGGCAAGCATGGCAGGGGGACCCCAAGGCTGACATTCAGGGCTGGATGGGACCCCCATGTCCAGGAGCCCCCATAGGGAGCAGCTGGAGGGTGCAACTGCAGCCACACTGGGTACAACCCACCCCCTGGGAGCATCCCCAGCTTTgttggggacaggggatgggcCTGGGTGACATGTCCCACCCTGGTCCCCCCCAGGGCAGAGAGAGCAGCCCGGGGCAGAGCCAGCTTTGCATAGTTGTGGTGCGGGCAGGGACCCTGTGGTGAGGGGGGGGACAGTGCGGCACCGGGCATGGATGGTGGCACCGGGCAGGGACACCGGCAGCGCTGGCctcttctctgccttccctggggAGGACGAGGGCATCATGTCCCCAGCCCGGGGCACGTGGTGGCCTCAGATCCTGGTGCAGCGGACAGAGAAGAGCACGTAGCAGAACGGCCCCCGGGTGGCTTTGCCCTTGGAGGGGGGTCCAGCCCCTCCATACCCCCCCCAGGGAGCAGGGGACAGCGGGGGTGCCCCAGTGGGTGGCAATGCCATGGGGAAGGGTTGGCCCCGCACCTGGGACCTGGGTGGGAGCTACTGCAGGGGAGAAATGGGGGTCACAGGGTTTCTGTAGCcgtgcccccaccccagctacaccccccccgcccccggacACGAGACAGACGCCACCTCGCAGAGTTTAATTGGGGCAGCCCGAGCTACAAGACTCACCCCACAGCACACAGCAcgcacccccctccccaaaacagcacacagaaaggtgggggggagctggggacccCCCACACTCCCCCCCAGCAACACAGAGGCACAGCAAAAGCACACAGCAaggccctggctctgctcccccaGTGGGcacggaggggctgggggggggccggggtgggcagtggctgggggggggtcggagcagggggctgggggctgcagccgAAATGCTGAAGGGAAAAGCACCTGAGAACCGATCGGGGAAAGAGGggaccccaacccccccccccagcaagCCCCAAGGCTGTGGGGAGGCGATGGGGCAGGAGGTGTAGCAGAGGAGGGGCTCAGGGTGAggaggggagctgctgggtgctAACTGGGGCCAAACTGGGCCCTGCAGCTCCCGTCCTGCCGAGGGGGCTcaggggtgaggggggggggctGCATTGTGCCGCCGcaaggctgggggggggcgggtaCACTTTGCCCGGTGACAGAAGGGGCACGGATGGCCCAAGGGGCCGTGCGCGGGCTGCACCCCACCAGGGCTCTGTGCACGGAAGGGGGGCGAGAGGGGGACCCccggggggcgaggggggacctccccttcccttccaccACTAACGACTCCCAGGAAAACAGCAAACCAGCCGGGAAACCACACCATGCCCCCCCTGAGGGAAGGGCGAGGCTGGGGGGGTGCAGaggggcagccccctccccatcGCCGCTGGCACCCAGCACCTACTGGTTGTCCTCTCTGGCAGCGTGCAAGGGAAGAGAGACGGGGCACGGCCCCCCCACGTTAGACACAGCAAAGAGCAACAGGCCCCCACTTGGCTCCGCTCAggggggtgggtttgggggtccTGCACTCCCCACAGGGCTCAGAGCCAGGCAGCACCAGACAGAGGAGGTGGCAGGACAGCCGGACACCGGGGAGGGGACAGGCGGGGGGGGACGAGCCCCTCCGTCCCCTAAATCCTCCCCACAGACTGGCACGAACAGCCACGGGAGACAACACTGAGCTGCGAGACAGGACACGGCCAGACGGGCCCCGGAGCCCCACGCaccggggctgagccccctTTTTGGCTTCAAGGGTGGGCTTGGAAGCCCTTggtgtcccccccaccctctCCATCAagtgtgggggggtgtgggaGCCTTACAGCGTTTGGTAGGTGCTGTCCTTGGACTTGATGAACTTGATGATGAAGAAGATGACGGCTTGGACGCTGAGCACCAGGACGATGCCGCCGATGAAGCTGGCCGTGTCGAAGCCCGGCGGGTGGAATTCGGGGCTGCCCGTCAACGGGGCGCTGGTGGTGCTGGTCCCTAATGGAGGGGGGAAAATAGGGTGGGGGTTATGGGTGCTGTTGGCATCCCTGGAGTACCAATGCCCCCACCAAGGAGAGGGGATTTGGGATCTGCACGGGGCTGGGGTGGCCCCGTGGACACGCTGGTGCTGGGATGGGCTCAGCCCCTTCCCGTGCCAGAGCAGCGGGCACCGCGCGGGAGAGGAGCCAGCGGCGAACGGATCCCGGTGGGATCAATAATTCAGAGGGCTCCGGGCTCCAGTTACCCACTGTAATTAGCCCAGTGCTCTCCAGTTCCAGCTTCCTGGAAGAggctccttctcctctcccagcccctgctccaaCCCGACTGGAGACGGTTCTTCCCGGCAAGgatggcagcagggctggctcttgggggggctgcagggtggtaTATCCACGCCCAGCCCCATCCTGTCATCGCTCGGGGCAGGAAGGGGGGACAGGGACCAAGCTGTGACCCTGGGGGTGGCACTGGGACCTCCTGGGGCACAGCCGAGGTTGAAGCTCCATGGATGGAAGCCCAAGGGCGGCTCCGCTCTTCCCTCCCGAGGGGATGCGATCACACGGCGGGATGCAGCTTGTCCCATCCCACTGCCCGCTGTCCCCTggggcacccagaccccccccaccTCATCCCACCACCTCCCGCACCCCCAGAGCCGCTCACTTGGGGAGTGCGTTGTCGGCTCCTCGCTATGGGACCGTGGAGGCTCTTTGGTGGGGGACTTCAGCGCTGAacagagggaagggggggaaaagggctGTCAAGGGACATCGTTGtgcaccccctgccccacgtCCCTGTCCTGGGGATGGGGTTTTACCCCCATGGCCCCGGCACCCACGGCAGCACCTCTGTCCCGAAGGCTGCTGTGTCCGGGGGGCTGTTGGGGTCCAGGGGGGTCCGCTTCACAGGGGGAGGGGGTTACCTCGGCACGGGGTGCTGGCGTTGTAGAGCACACAGGTCTCCCGCGCGGCCGCCCCTCTCTGCACGCAGCTCCCCATCTCTGCGGGAAGAGGGAGGGGGGTTTTCTCAagagaccccccccccagcaaaCCAGCCCGTGGGGGCACCCAGTGAAACCAGTGGCATTTGggcccagggctgccctgggcaCCCAAGGGTTTGGGATGGTGAGGACTCGTTCCCAGGGGTGGGCAACAATCTGAGATGGACCTTGACCATggaaagcagctgggaccagggtgctgagctgccagcaccatcccagcacagccccagcccagtgtcaggggctggggaaggctggTGGCAGGTGAGAGGCCTGGAGTAAGCTCTGTGGGAGCCCCttgctgtcccctccctgcacGGCTGAGCCCCCTCACCTGGCTCCTCGGGGGTCCCGCAGCCCACCCAGACGCAGCCGGTGGCGTTGGGCGAGTGGGTGCTGGCCGTGCATGTCTCGCAGGACCTCAGCTCGCCGCACTCTCCTGCCAAAGCCGGGGGAAAGGGGTGAGGTCTGGGCCAGCATCTGTCCCCCTGTGATTTGGGGTCAGGGCTGGACCCTCTGCTCCACGGAGGAGGACTTCTCACCATGCAGCAGGAGGGATGAAGGCACCTCTTGCAGCACCAAACCCACTAACAGACCCATCCTGGGTGTGTTTGTAGCATCACCAGCTCTCCGGAGAGGGGACATCCCAGCACCCACGGCCACCCAGGGCATCACCCCATCACTTGCAGCCCAGGGCaagcccaccccagccccaaacCTTTTGGTGGAGGTTAAAAAGAGACgaggcagcagcaccagcctggctgctcccagcagcccaGTGGGGTTATTTAAGCATTGtcacccctctgcccccccagcccGTCCCGCAGGACCACCCCCCGCTCCCCATCACCCCAGCAATGGCAGTGAGTCACTTGGGTGttcacagagctgctctgctacgagctcttcccccccccacacacaatCTCATCATTAATTTACAGCCATGACTGTCAGCGAGGGAGGCTGCAGCGGGGAGCGCGGCTGGGCCCTGCCTGCACCTCGCCGCGTCCCACACCCACACCCGCGTTTGCACCATCCCAGGGAAGAGCCGGGAGCTATTCCCCACCCTGGACACATTTGAGGTTCTCAAGGGacaaacacccccccccagGGGCTCAtaggagggtgctgggggctggcacCCCCAGGGGTTGACACCCCAAGGGTCTCTGCCACGCAGGGACCCACCCAGCCTCACGCTTGGCTTCACCGCGCCGGCTGCACCCCCTCCTTGCCAGCAGCGCTTGGCAGAGGGACTTCCCACCACACCGCCTCCCTTTGGGGTGGGCACCTCCAGtccccatcccccccccccagcttttCAGGTCCTCCTGGCTCCCTGGGCCGTGATAGCAGAGgccccttcccttctcccagcGCTCCCCATAGCAAAAGCGAAGGGGGCAACTGGTGGCATAAGGCACAAAGTGGGATGCTGCGGACCCATTGCCATGGCTACGGCGTGGTGGGAACGCTGCCGGGGCCCCCCTTCCTCCAGCATTTAGAGACCTGCAGGGAGCCAATGGGAAAGTAGGACTTTGTTCGCCAGGGTTTCAGGCAGGTTtataatttcagttatttttatcGCGGCAGGCGCAGGAACAGACGTTTCGAGCGCAACGTCGTCAACTCCCGCTCCTGCGGTCAggtgtggggagggagaagggaataaaggggggggctgagggcagcCCCATCGCCGTGGGTGCTCTGGGAACACGCGGGGGGTCCCGGTGGGACAAGTCGGAGTGGAAACATCACCCGTGAGCAGCTGGGGGATGGGAGAAGGGGAGCAGAAGCAAGCCGGGGGTTTGCATAATTAATGCAAATGATTAATTAGTTGCAGGAGGCTGAgggctccccgctcccccgTGGAAACCGCCACGACCCACGAGATCCCCCCGCTCTGGGGAGAGGGAGCTGGACCCCGCACCCCGCTTGTCCCGCAGCACGCAGGGCAcccctcctgctcctggggGTCCCCGGGGCAGCAGCGGGGGCCCCTCGCCCCCCAAACCGGGG is a window from the Nyctibius grandis isolate bNycGra1 chromosome 24, bNycGra1.pri, whole genome shotgun sequence genome containing:
- the CD164L2 gene encoding CD164 sialomucin-like 2 protein isoform X2; protein product: MAPPCAGALRCALLCALLCAQGPAPTRAGECGELRSCETCTASTHSPNATGCVWVGCGTPEEPEMGSCVQRGAAARETCVLYNASTPCRGTSTTSAPLTGSPEFHPPGFDTASFIGGIVLVLSVQAVIFFIIKFIKSKDSTYQTLI
- the CD164L2 gene encoding CD164 sialomucin-like 2 protein isoform X1, which codes for MAPPCAGALRCALLCALLCAQGPAPTRAGECGELRSCETCTASTHSPNATGCVWVGCGTPEEPEMGSCVQRGAAARETCVLYNASTPCRALKSPTKEPPRSHSEEPTTHSPRTSTTSAPLTGSPEFHPPGFDTASFIGGIVLVLSVQAVIFFIIKFIKSKDSTYQTLI